The following proteins are co-located in the Imtechella halotolerans genome:
- the argH gene encoding argininosuccinate lyase — protein sequence MKLWEKGFSTDAKIDQFTVGSDRELDLVIAPYDVKASIAHAQMLGKVGLITSEEAIALEEGLNDIGKQIEEGNFTIEDNFEDVHSKIEYLLTEKLGDTGKKIHAARSRNDQVLVAMHLYLKNELAEISEEIQVLFDLLLSLADRYKASLLPGYTHLQIAMPSSFGLWFSAYAESLIDDLYFVNAAHYITDQNPLGSAAGYGSSFPIDRAYTTEALGFSTLKYNVVAAQMSRGKAEKSTAIALSSVAATLGKLAMDICLYMSQNFDFITFPNELTTGSSIMPHKKNPDVFELIRGKCNKIQGVPNQLALLTTNLPSGYHRELQLTKEIIVPAIQELKACIEMTTFSLKNIIIKEHILEDTKYDYLFSVDTLNDLVLSGVPFRDAYKQMGEAIENGSFVPKRTIKHTHIGSIGNLCLNDIKSKMDLLRMMMRKK from the coding sequence ATGAAACTCTGGGAAAAAGGATTTAGTACCGATGCTAAAATAGATCAATTTACAGTAGGCTCAGATAGAGAACTAGATCTAGTTATTGCACCCTATGATGTAAAGGCATCAATTGCCCATGCTCAAATGCTTGGTAAAGTAGGCTTGATTACCTCTGAAGAGGCTATTGCTTTAGAAGAAGGGCTTAATGACATTGGCAAACAAATTGAAGAAGGCAACTTTACCATCGAAGATAATTTTGAGGATGTACACTCAAAAATTGAATACCTGCTCACTGAAAAATTAGGAGATACGGGAAAAAAGATTCATGCAGCACGATCTCGTAATGACCAAGTATTGGTCGCAATGCACCTCTATTTAAAAAATGAATTAGCTGAGATTTCAGAAGAAATTCAAGTTCTTTTTGACCTCTTATTATCGTTAGCAGATAGGTATAAGGCTAGTCTATTACCCGGATATACTCATCTTCAAATAGCGATGCCTTCATCCTTTGGGTTATGGTTTTCGGCCTATGCGGAGAGTTTAATTGATGATTTATACTTTGTAAATGCGGCACATTACATAACGGATCAAAATCCTCTAGGTAGTGCCGCTGGATATGGTAGTTCTTTTCCAATAGACCGTGCTTATACCACTGAAGCGCTAGGATTTTCCACCTTAAAATATAATGTAGTGGCCGCTCAAATGAGTCGTGGAAAAGCAGAAAAAAGCACGGCAATCGCGCTAAGTTCTGTGGCCGCAACCCTTGGTAAACTCGCCATGGATATCTGTCTATACATGAGCCAAAACTTTGATTTTATCACATTTCCCAACGAGTTGACTACGGGTAGTAGTATAATGCCTCACAAGAAGAATCCTGATGTATTTGAGCTTATAAGGGGAAAATGTAATAAAATACAAGGAGTACCTAATCAACTAGCTCTTTTAACCACTAATTTACCTAGTGGTTATCACAGGGAATTACAACTTACTAAAGAGATTATTGTTCCTGCAATTCAAGAGTTAAAAGCATGTATCGAGATGACTACATTCTCCCTTAAAAATATCATTATAAAAGAACATATTCTGGAAGACACAAAATATGACTACCTATTTAGTGTGGATACACTTAATGATTTAGTTCTAAGTGGTGTTCCCTTTAGAGATGCTTATAAACAAATGGGAGAAGCCATTGAAAATGGAAGCTTTGTTCCCAAACGAACTATTAAACATACCCATATAGGAAGTATCGGTAATCTTTGTCTCAATGACATTAAATCTAAAATGGACCTCCTACGTATGATGATGCGCAAAAAATAG
- a CDS encoding FecR family protein encodes MKKKLIAYLSDKEFSTKKKVQDRIIHSSKKEQKLVEYYKLNYQILLATEDLDDKRIYSDIIKEIESKEKPTPWYFSTWLNIAASLIFLIGLGSMYFNQSTPSIPLNVAPKLDDIVLIFEDGSQEILSNPTNETSLFKNGKKIGSLSNEQLALQKEDSKEYPTSQTLKIPYGKQFKLILSDGSQVYLNAGTTLTYPTTFNTSGNRELFLDGEAYFEVTHDSKRPFVVHTSTMDVAVLGTEFNVSSYPLETNKEVVLVSGKVAVSLPDNHLKKSNILNPGDKASHSNSQQALEITKVDTRLYTAWKENELIFKNTAFGTIIKRLERHYNVTIINHKEHLNNEYFSARFKNASIEEVLSYLAESYQLKYTVDGHQITIN; translated from the coding sequence GTGAAAAAGAAACTAATAGCATACCTATCTGACAAAGAATTTTCTACTAAAAAAAAGGTACAGGATCGAATTATTCATTCTTCTAAAAAAGAACAAAAATTAGTTGAATACTATAAATTAAACTATCAGATTCTTTTGGCTACTGAGGATCTTGATGATAAACGTATCTATTCGGACATTATAAAAGAAATTGAATCTAAAGAAAAACCTACACCATGGTATTTCTCAACATGGCTGAATATAGCTGCATCTTTAATCTTTCTAATAGGGTTGGGAAGTATGTATTTTAATCAATCAACACCCTCCATTCCACTGAATGTTGCACCAAAACTAGATGATATTGTTTTAATATTTGAGGATGGATCCCAAGAAATACTTTCTAATCCAACAAATGAAACCTCTCTTTTCAAAAATGGAAAAAAAATAGGAAGCCTTTCAAACGAACAGTTAGCATTACAAAAGGAAGATTCTAAGGAGTATCCCACTTCTCAAACGCTAAAAATCCCATATGGAAAGCAATTTAAATTAATTCTTTCAGATGGATCTCAGGTATATTTAAATGCAGGAACTACACTTACCTATCCAACAACATTTAATACCTCTGGAAATCGGGAACTATTTTTAGACGGTGAAGCCTATTTTGAAGTTACACACGATTCAAAAAGACCCTTTGTTGTCCATACATCGACCATGGATGTGGCCGTACTCGGTACCGAATTTAATGTTTCATCGTACCCTTTAGAGACAAATAAAGAGGTTGTTTTAGTATCAGGAAAGGTTGCGGTTTCACTTCCTGATAATCACTTAAAGAAAAGCAACATATTAAATCCAGGTGATAAAGCCTCCCATAGTAACTCACAACAAGCTTTAGAAATAACCAAAGTAGATACGAGATTATACACTGCCTGGAAGGAAAATGAACTAATATTCAAAAACACTGCATTTGGAACTATTATAAAACGCCTTGAACGTCATTATAACGTGACTATAATAAACCATAAAGAACATTTAAATAATGAATATTTCAGCGCGCGCTTTAAAAATGCATCAATTGAAGAGGTCTTAAGTTATCTGGCTGAAAGTTATCAATTAAAATATACCGTTGACGGTCATCAAATTACTATTAACTAA
- a CDS encoding RagB/SusD family nutrient uptake outer membrane protein, producing MIQFKRYKTFLVLAVCVVLAACNIDDIKPYYQLTDDNTVRDESSAENVLNGIYKQWRSFDTGFFNLHLAAIGIEGVITGGISGQTGMNVNEVPVDNPYLASIYNIHYKVINQSNFLIEALENNKAEGISDTRKNELLSEAKFNRALAHFRLLTFFGQFYDLSSPLGIVIQDAFSRDVVAKERNTVAEVYDFIINDLNFATNHGPQYVAHYYGGRVTSEALLSKALLYAKRFEESANHALNVIQNNEGYSLTPNYESIFQDTYQSEEVLFALYHNSPPEGGTAMDQVSRTTFSPMLQQIADESVDGDGDLSGNGTGYDPRFSFAYAQATKGSNQNGKFPFSPYSANSPRNTQFFMRMAEVYLIYAEAETRKQNGDIPLALESLNEVRRRVSLNDLEITDKETLLNGIRKEKLLELFFENGEGWFDLIRYHSLGNISAFSEKSSLKNVNQFIFPIPLQVLTANNKMTPNPGY from the coding sequence ATGATACAATTCAAAAGATATAAAACCTTCCTAGTTCTTGCAGTATGTGTTGTACTAGCTGCATGTAACATTGATGACATAAAACCCTACTATCAATTAACAGATGATAATACGGTTCGAGATGAATCTTCCGCTGAAAACGTACTTAACGGAATTTACAAACAATGGCGTAGTTTCGATACAGGTTTCTTCAACCTACATCTTGCAGCTATTGGAATTGAAGGAGTAATAACCGGAGGTATTAGCGGACAAACAGGAATGAACGTGAATGAAGTTCCTGTAGACAACCCTTATTTGGCTTCCATTTATAACATTCATTACAAAGTAATTAATCAATCAAATTTTCTGATTGAAGCGTTAGAAAATAATAAGGCAGAAGGTATTTCTGATACAAGAAAAAATGAACTTCTATCTGAGGCAAAATTCAATAGAGCCTTGGCACATTTCAGATTATTAACATTTTTCGGTCAATTTTATGATCTTTCTTCTCCTCTGGGTATCGTTATTCAAGATGCCTTTTCTAGAGACGTAGTTGCTAAAGAACGTAATACGGTTGCAGAGGTATATGATTTTATAATTAATGATTTAAATTTCGCAACAAATCATGGACCTCAATATGTAGCACATTATTATGGTGGTCGGGTTACTTCAGAGGCATTACTTTCAAAGGCTTTGTTATATGCAAAACGTTTTGAAGAATCGGCAAACCATGCCTTAAATGTCATCCAAAACAATGAAGGTTATTCACTGACACCAAACTATGAATCCATTTTTCAAGATACCTATCAATCTGAAGAAGTGTTGTTTGCACTCTACCATAACTCACCGCCAGAAGGAGGAACTGCCATGGACCAGGTAAGTAGAACTACATTTAGTCCAATGCTACAACAAATAGCGGATGAATCCGTAGATGGTGATGGTGACCTAAGCGGAAATGGTACAGGGTATGACCCAAGATTTAGCTTTGCATATGCCCAAGCCACCAAAGGAAGTAATCAAAATGGAAAATTCCCTTTTTCACCTTATAGTGCAAACTCCCCCAGAAACACACAGTTTTTTATGAGAATGGCTGAAGTTTATTTGATTTATGCTGAAGCTGAAACAAGAAAACAAAATGGAGATATTCCATTAGCGCTGGAAAGCTTAAATGAAGTTCGCAGAAGAGTTTCACTTAACGATTTGGAAATTACTGACAAGGAAACATTATTAAATGGAATACGCAAAGAAAAACTATTAGAACTTTTCTTTGAAAACGGAGAAGGCTGGTTTGATTTAATTCGATATCATTCATTAGGAAATATATCCGCATTTTCAGAAAAATCCAGTCTGAAAAATGTAAACCAGTTTATATTTCCAATACCTCTACAAGTACTAACAGCTAATAACAAAATGACTCCTAATCCAGGATACTAA
- a CDS encoding RNA polymerase sigma factor produces MKVSIQIKALQEGDQQAFKALFDQFYRQLYAYLLSLSKDTVLSEELLQQTFIQLWEQRLVLDSTKNIKGYLFAIARSRFIDHVRKQQIVLSSLDEFQLDSLDAIVEEVNESIEERIQLLQELIDKLPEKCREILLMNKRDGYSYKKIAEELDISVKTVESQMRIAFTKIREGFKNDTFLFVLLESSNSFVYFEKYSIKREYV; encoded by the coding sequence ATGAAAGTATCCATTCAAATAAAAGCGTTGCAGGAAGGAGATCAACAAGCCTTTAAGGCTCTCTTTGATCAATTTTACAGACAATTGTATGCTTACCTACTAAGTCTTTCCAAAGATACGGTACTTTCTGAAGAATTGTTGCAACAAACTTTTATACAGTTATGGGAGCAGCGACTAGTTTTAGATTCAACTAAAAATATTAAGGGGTATCTTTTTGCTATTGCACGTTCAAGATTTATTGATCATGTAAGAAAACAACAAATTGTTTTAAGTTCACTTGATGAGTTTCAATTGGATTCCTTGGATGCCATTGTGGAAGAAGTAAATGAATCTATTGAAGAGCGAATTCAATTATTACAAGAGTTAATAGATAAGCTTCCTGAAAAGTGTCGAGAAATTCTTTTAATGAATAAGCGAGATGGATATTCCTATAAAAAAATTGCAGAAGAGCTCGATATTTCGGTTAAAACTGTAGAATCTCAAATGAGAATAGCTTTTACTAAAATAAGGGAAGGCTTTAAAAACGATACATTTCTTTTTGTACTATTAGAGTCGTCAAATTCGTTTGTATACTTTGAAAAATACTCAATTAAAAGAGAGTACGTATGA
- a CDS encoding SusC/RagA family TonB-linked outer membrane protein yields the protein MRFTLLLSLATLLGTYANSSYSQHTKMSIHLEKATVGQVIEYIESQSEYRFVYHVGSIDLSRNVSINMRNRTVSFLLEKLFKDSEIEYRIHDTQIVLKSSKTEKTTDRYQHRISGKVTDSFGTPLVGVTIQLVGKNKGTATDIDGFYQLDVDDPFALISVSSLGFISQETSINNRFTIDFVLQESVSQLGEVVLIGYGSQKREEVTGAVESVKQKELAQLSTGIAGFDRALGGLAKGVQVSQNSGRPGAPIRINIRGLTSPLSGSLNQPLFVIDGVAFNIDALTNSADAATNPLLALNPADIESIDILKDAAATAIYGSRGANGVVLVSTKKGKKNQKPTLQFSYNTTFSSPINTIETLNSTQFKSFYDQLLRNSVEGLNNGRVPFYFDYDLMNMGQIDIDWNTFEYTYNGLLPEAFGDADVNWNKEVYKQMALSQQANFSYFGGNENTNYSFSLGAMDQEGMTPNEGFKQYNIRISMDTELSKSIKVGSSLNFGHTDSQYGDSSSLTFVGFNEAFINARPDFPVRDENGQLTSLPDYQYGFPTFEPNPLVKMQNKGRGLSYNFIGNSYIEITPIERLKLRSSFSTAIFNSSNSLFIPGKTMTDFGVPNDSYLDESDGRSTNLTSSLTADYTFNWADHKFSLLAGTSWERSRMANKYHFYVGFPDDEILVNSGSSERISSYGNNRSESGINSLFSRLGYNYQNKYMATLSFRSDKSSKFGPGNRRGYFPSLSVSWNAAEESFLKESKSINSLKLRASIGKVGSVNITNFAFLQFFNSTSSDIYAGNKGVIASNTLPNKHIQWEDTQEINFGIDFAMLNSRLFGNVDVYRRITTGALAPTPIPLELGPSNYISNLMDISNKGIEVSLGGTVVKSSNFKWDINANWALNRNILEKLNGANINQYNLDYYIEGKPVGTIKGYQVEKIIQTQEEADALNAASPTGVYSAASLGPGDYLFNDLNGDGRITIDDRTIIGSIEPDYFGGFSQTLTYKNIELSTYFQYSIGAESVWNAPLMGSYNSLGLNKTTHYGLNTWTPENPDAHYAIALYSDPSQNGRLSDRYVFESSYLRLKNIQLRYQLSKDLLKKYGLQAVSFSLNASNLITWTRWPGLDPEIYSERGTITDRARNEDPYPLAKTISLGLQVQF from the coding sequence ATGAGATTTACTCTCCTCCTTTCTTTAGCCACCTTATTAGGAACTTATGCCAATAGCAGCTATTCCCAACACACCAAAATGAGCATTCATTTGGAAAAAGCAACTGTTGGACAAGTAATTGAATACATAGAATCACAATCTGAATACCGCTTTGTTTACCATGTTGGAAGTATCGACTTAAGTAGAAATGTATCCATCAATATGCGTAACAGGACCGTTTCCTTTCTCTTAGAAAAACTATTCAAAGACTCTGAAATTGAATATCGGATTCATGACACACAAATTGTATTAAAATCAAGCAAAACAGAAAAGACCACAGATCGCTATCAGCATCGAATAAGTGGTAAGGTCACAGATAGTTTCGGAACCCCGCTAGTCGGAGTAACCATTCAATTAGTGGGTAAAAATAAAGGAACCGCAACAGATATTGATGGCTTTTATCAACTCGATGTTGATGATCCGTTTGCCCTTATCAGTGTATCCAGTTTAGGTTTTATTTCGCAAGAAACTTCTATTAATAATCGATTTACAATTGACTTCGTATTACAAGAATCTGTTTCCCAACTTGGTGAGGTAGTCCTTATTGGTTATGGAAGTCAAAAAAGGGAAGAAGTAACTGGTGCCGTAGAATCTGTTAAACAAAAAGAATTAGCACAGTTATCAACCGGAATAGCAGGATTTGACAGAGCGCTTGGAGGACTAGCCAAGGGAGTTCAGGTATCTCAAAATTCAGGACGTCCAGGAGCACCCATACGCATCAATATTCGAGGGCTTACCTCGCCATTATCCGGAAGTCTTAACCAACCCTTATTCGTAATTGATGGGGTAGCCTTTAACATAGACGCTCTAACTAACAGTGCTGATGCCGCTACGAATCCATTATTAGCCCTAAATCCTGCAGACATTGAAAGCATAGACATTCTAAAAGATGCGGCGGCTACTGCTATTTATGGTTCTAGAGGAGCCAATGGGGTTGTATTGGTAAGTACGAAAAAAGGGAAAAAGAATCAAAAGCCTACCTTACAATTCTCATATAACACCACTTTTTCTAGTCCAATAAATACCATAGAGACCTTAAATTCAACACAATTTAAATCCTTTTACGACCAACTATTACGAAATTCAGTGGAAGGTTTGAATAATGGAAGAGTGCCATTCTACTTTGATTACGATCTCATGAATATGGGACAAATAGATATAGATTGGAACACTTTTGAATACACTTATAATGGTTTATTACCGGAAGCATTTGGTGATGCTGATGTTAATTGGAACAAAGAGGTATATAAACAAATGGCCCTAAGTCAACAAGCTAATTTCAGCTACTTTGGAGGTAATGAAAACACCAATTATTCATTTAGCCTTGGGGCTATGGATCAAGAAGGAATGACTCCAAATGAAGGGTTCAAACAATACAATATACGCATATCAATGGATACAGAGTTATCCAAAAGTATTAAAGTAGGTTCATCCTTAAATTTTGGACATACGGACAGCCAATATGGAGACTCGAGCTCACTTACTTTTGTAGGTTTCAATGAAGCCTTTATAAACGCTCGACCAGATTTCCCAGTACGTGATGAAAATGGACAACTTACCTCCTTGCCAGATTATCAATATGGATTTCCAACCTTTGAGCCAAACCCTTTAGTGAAAATGCAAAATAAAGGAAGAGGTCTTAGTTACAATTTTATCGGAAATTCATACATAGAAATAACACCCATTGAACGTTTAAAATTACGTAGTTCATTTAGTACCGCCATTTTTAATTCAAGTAATTCATTGTTTATTCCAGGAAAGACAATGACCGATTTTGGAGTGCCGAATGATTCCTATTTGGATGAATCGGATGGTAGAAGTACTAATCTAACCAGTAGTCTAACTGCAGATTATACATTTAATTGGGCTGACCATAAATTTTCCTTATTAGCCGGTACCTCATGGGAACGCAGTAGAATGGCAAATAAATATCATTTCTATGTTGGTTTTCCTGATGATGAAATACTTGTCAATTCAGGCTCTAGTGAACGTATAAGTTCTTATGGAAATAATCGCTCGGAAAGTGGCATTAACTCCTTATTTTCCAGATTGGGTTATAATTACCAAAACAAGTACATGGCCACTTTAAGTTTTAGAAGTGATAAAAGTTCAAAATTTGGACCAGGTAATAGAAGAGGGTATTTCCCATCTTTATCTGTAAGCTGGAATGCAGCTGAAGAATCCTTCCTAAAAGAATCGAAGTCCATCAATTCTCTGAAGTTACGAGCAAGTATTGGAAAAGTAGGATCCGTGAATATTACCAACTTTGCTTTTTTACAATTCTTTAATTCGACCTCATCAGATATTTATGCAGGGAACAAAGGTGTAATTGCATCTAATACGCTTCCAAATAAACACATCCAATGGGAAGATACGCAAGAAATAAATTTTGGAATCGATTTCGCAATGCTGAACAGTCGCTTATTTGGGAATGTGGATGTATATCGTAGAATAACAACTGGTGCACTGGCTCCTACACCAATTCCTCTTGAACTTGGGCCTTCTAACTACATCTCAAACCTTATGGATATCTCTAATAAAGGGATTGAAGTTTCATTAGGAGGAACAGTAGTAAAATCTTCTAACTTCAAATGGGATATTAATGCCAATTGGGCTTTAAACAGAAACATTTTGGAGAAACTAAATGGTGCAAATATTAACCAATACAACCTTGATTATTATATTGAAGGAAAACCTGTCGGTACAATTAAAGGGTATCAGGTTGAGAAAATTATTCAAACTCAAGAAGAAGCAGATGCTCTAAATGCTGCATCTCCTACAGGTGTTTATAGTGCAGCTTCATTAGGTCCTGGAGACTATTTATTTAATGACCTTAATGGAGATGGCAGAATTACCATTGATGACAGAACGATAATTGGATCTATTGAACCCGATTACTTTGGAGGTTTTTCTCAAACATTAACCTACAAAAACATCGAACTGAGTACCTATTTCCAATATAGCATTGGTGCTGAAAGCGTATGGAATGCTCCTCTAATGGGAAGTTACAATTCTTTAGGATTAAATAAAACCACTCACTATGGTTTAAACACTTGGACACCTGAAAACCCTGATGCTCACTATGCTATAGCATTGTACTCAGATCCATCTCAAAATGGAAGACTTTCTGATAGATACGTTTTTGAAAGTTCATATCTAAGGTTAAAAAACATTCAACTACGTTACCAGCTTTCTAAAGATTTATTGAAAAAGTATGGCCTTCAGGCAGTCTCTTTTTCTTTAAATGCGAGTAACCTAATAACTTGGACTCGTTGGCCAGGATTAGATCCCGAAATCTATTCTGAAAGAGGTACCATAACGGATCGCGCTCGCAACGAAGATCCTTATCCACTTGCAAAGACAATTTCTCTTGGGTTACAAGTTCAATTTTAA
- a CDS encoding TlpA disulfide reductase family protein, translated as MKNLYIYFTLILLITGCTTPQTTYSLKGTIEDTPTANKAYLINSQGDTLQKVEILNNQFKMEGGVTTPEKVYLAIGEHFRTPFILENIDAELLVAKNGHLKAPNGSMHSLVYGYQQDSLYLKVEKDYKDTSKKEFTGLDFMDEEATKLARSKVEVKFRNLRNVINEYQKDIIENSENTLAKVIVLSENYDWKRFNVEQRLKMLNQYREEIGDYPMLIQLINGLEENIAIEEKRKTVMPGKPFKEVTAFNKEGDTILLSDIVKKNTYTMLEFWASWCGPCRGEIPHLKKAYETYKDKGFEIYALSIDDSRERWIKAMDEDTPPWINVVDHAAFKSDPVDNYAIDGIPASFLIDNQGKIIATAESLRGFELDRLLLKLMSENN; from the coding sequence ATGAAAAATTTATATATATATTTTACCCTCATATTATTAATTACTGGTTGCACAACCCCGCAAACAACCTATAGTTTAAAGGGGACCATAGAAGATACTCCTACTGCAAATAAAGCCTATCTAATAAATTCACAAGGAGATACACTTCAGAAGGTAGAAATTCTAAATAATCAATTTAAAATGGAAGGTGGGGTTACAACACCTGAAAAGGTTTATTTAGCAATTGGTGAACATTTTAGGACTCCATTTATTCTTGAAAATATAGATGCTGAATTACTAGTAGCCAAGAATGGTCATCTTAAAGCCCCTAATGGTTCCATGCATAGTCTTGTATATGGGTATCAGCAGGATAGTCTATATCTTAAAGTAGAAAAGGATTATAAAGATACTAGCAAAAAAGAGTTTACAGGGCTTGATTTCATGGACGAGGAAGCTACAAAATTGGCACGCTCGAAGGTAGAAGTCAAATTCAGAAATTTACGGAATGTAATAAATGAGTATCAAAAAGACATCATTGAAAATAGTGAAAACACCTTGGCCAAGGTTATTGTACTAAGTGAAAATTATGATTGGAAACGTTTCAATGTTGAACAACGGTTGAAAATGCTTAATCAATACCGAGAAGAAATTGGAGACTATCCCATGCTTATCCAACTAATAAATGGTCTTGAGGAAAACATTGCAATAGAGGAAAAAAGAAAAACTGTGATGCCTGGTAAACCTTTTAAAGAGGTAACGGCATTTAATAAGGAAGGAGATACCATTCTACTTTCTGATATCGTAAAGAAGAATACCTATACAATGCTCGAATTTTGGGCTTCATGGTGTGGACCATGTCGAGGAGAAATCCCACACCTTAAAAAAGCCTATGAAACCTATAAGGATAAAGGCTTTGAAATATATGCTCTTTCAATTGACGATTCAAGAGAACGTTGGATTAAAGCAATGGACGAAGATACACCACCATGGATAAACGTAGTTGATCACGCAGCTTTCAAAAGCGACCCTGTTGATAATTACGCTATTGATGGAATCCCTGCAAGTTTCCTTATTGATAATCAAGGAAAAATAATTGCTACTGCAGAATCCCTTAGAGGTTTTGAATTAGATCGTCTACTTCTTAAACTCATGTCTGAAAATAACTAA